One Lycium barbarum isolate Lr01 chromosome 5, ASM1917538v2, whole genome shotgun sequence genomic window carries:
- the LOC132641219 gene encoding LOW QUALITY PROTEIN: uncharacterized tatC-like protein ymf16 (The sequence of the model RefSeq protein was modified relative to this genomic sequence to represent the inferred CDS: substituted 2 bases at 2 genomic stop codons): protein MNFVPETILGEVLIRSVRILIGLGLTWFTRYWFPEELISPLAKPFLTLPLDSYSVRTQSMEAFPTYVATSPIACSYFVFPLISHKIWCFLIPSCYGEQRTKYNRFLHLSGSRFSLFLLLTPPQVVPNVWHFPYFMGATSINSLMINLQPKIYDHIMLTVRISFIPSVCSQVPVIVIHLXEPRGHSIXTSTNNRYFFMVFSLLTAALSTSPDILCQIATPLLIYLIIELASFVASIVQVREEGWTSGMRESGPIDKKEE from the exons ATGAATTTCGTACCAGAAACTATTCTAGGAGAAGTTCTAATCCGTTCCGTTCGGATATTGATTGGTCTTGGTTTGACATGGTTTACGCGTTACTGGTTCCCGGAAGAGTTAATATCTCCATTAGCTAAACCCTTTCTTACCCTGCCTTTGGATTCGTATTCTGTTCGTACACAATCAATGGAGGCCTTCCCGACATATGTTGCAACGTCTCCAATAGCATGCTCTTACTTCGTCTTTCCCTTAATAAGTCATAAAATTTGGTGCTTTTTGATCCCCAGTTGCTATGGGGAACAAAGGACGAAATACAATCGATTCCTCCATTTAAGTGGTTCTCGCTTCTCCTTGTTCCTATTACTAACTCCTCCCCAGGTAGTTCCCAATGTTTGGCACTttc catacTTCATGGGTGCAACATCAATAAATTCGCTCATGATCAACTTACAACCTAAGATCTATGACCATATTATGTTAACTGTTCGTATTTCGTTCATTCCATCAGTATGCTCCCAAGTACCTgtaattgtgatccatttgtaaGAACCAAGGGGTCACTCTATATAAACCTCCACGAACAATCGTTATTTTTTTATGGTTTTTTCGCTTCTCACAGCTGCTCTTTCCACATCTCCGGATATCTTGTGCCAAATTGCCACCCCTTTGCTTATTTATTTGATAATAGAGTTGGCTAGCTTTGTGGCATCTATTGTACAAGTTCGTGAAGAGGGCTGGACGAGTGGAATGAGGGAAAGCGGCCCGATCGACAAAAAAGAAGAGTAG